In one Paracoccus everestensis genomic region, the following are encoded:
- a CDS encoding ISAs1 family transposase, giving the protein MHLFLTAFEDVPDPRAGNIRHDLGELLVIAFVSVLCGASSCAEMAAFGRAKERVFRGFLKLTHAVPSHDTFSAVFRMIDPKALDAAFGRVLADVAALLREGDVIAIDGKALRGARHAGESARTRMMVSAYAARLRLTLASVPADRGTELEAAIEALGLIALKGKVVTADALHCNRRTVAAINAGGGDWCLALKANQDSLLSDARACFGRVKDGHATAVTKDAGHGRTEVRTAVVVGARDLAEHHDFPALKAFGRVEATRETATGTSSETRYFALSWMPTPDVLLATVRAHWAIENALHWQLDVSFREDAARNRKDNSPGNIAVLRRRALDVMRRDTSNGSLSIKLKRAGWDDDFLRSVLNNLAP; this is encoded by the coding sequence ATGCATCTGTTCCTGACCGCCTTCGAAGATGTTCCCGATCCCCGCGCCGGGAACATCCGACATGACCTTGGCGAGTTGCTCGTCATCGCCTTTGTGTCGGTGCTGTGCGGTGCCTCATCCTGCGCCGAAATGGCCGCCTTCGGTCGTGCGAAGGAACGCGTTTTCAGAGGCTTCCTGAAGCTCACGCATGCGGTTCCGTCGCACGACACCTTCTCGGCCGTTTTCCGGATGATCGATCCAAAGGCGCTCGACGCCGCCTTTGGCCGGGTGCTGGCCGATGTTGCGGCGCTCCTGCGCGAGGGCGATGTGATCGCCATCGACGGCAAGGCCCTGCGCGGCGCCCGGCACGCGGGCGAGAGCGCGCGGACGCGGATGATGGTCTCGGCCTACGCGGCGCGGCTGCGCCTGACCCTGGCCAGCGTGCCGGCCGATCGGGGCACGGAACTGGAAGCCGCGATCGAGGCGCTCGGGTTGATCGCGCTCAAGGGTAAGGTGGTGACGGCGGATGCGCTCCACTGCAATCGCCGCACGGTTGCGGCGATCAACGCCGGCGGCGGCGACTGGTGCCTGGCGCTCAAGGCCAACCAGGACTCGCTCCTGTCTGATGCACGGGCCTGTTTCGGCAGGGTGAAGGACGGCCACGCCACTGCCGTCACCAAAGATGCCGGTCACGGTCGGACGGAGGTCCGAACGGCAGTCGTAGTCGGGGCCAGGGATCTGGCAGAGCATCATGATTTCCCCGCTCTCAAGGCCTTCGGTCGGGTCGAGGCGACGCGAGAAACGGCCACGGGCACAAGCTCGGAGACGCGATACTTCGCGCTGTCGTGGATGCCGACGCCGGACGTTCTGCTGGCCACCGTGCGCGCCCACTGGGCCATCGAGAACGCCTTGCACTGGCAGCTTGATGTCTCTTTCCGCGAGGACGCCGCGCGCAACCGCAAGGATAACAGCCCCGGCAACATCGCGGTCCTGCGCCGCCGCGCCCTCGACGTCATGCGCAGGGACACCTCGAACGGCTCCCTCTCCATCAAGCTCAAGCGAGCCGGCTGGGACGACGACTTCCTCCGCAGCGTGCTCAACAACTTAGCACCATGA